One window of the Scyliorhinus torazame isolate Kashiwa2021f chromosome 24, sScyTor2.1, whole genome shotgun sequence genome contains the following:
- the LOC140399916 gene encoding RNA-binding protein 4B-like, with the protein MKIFVGNIPSESTVEELKALFEYYGAVRECDIIRHYGFVHMEGAEEAAQAIAALHQYELHGQKLNVAESRPRPAAVTKVYVGNLAPGCSNQELRARFEEYGRVQECDIVKDYAFVHMEKEEDAIQAIANLDEKEFNGNKLRVQLSRSTYGKSGGQRDVCQRCGRQGHQARDCHSSRHSQYNPQQLQSQYHPSYYSYYDYDYGHGSYYDYYEDYQAAGAAPSYAPLDYVRERSPSRLSTPAPAAAANSCTLYERTRLSPLSLPKYQNEKFVDDSISRYDQFDYDNTTDTRYAQ; encoded by the exons atgaAGATCTTCGTGGGCAACATCCCCAGCGAGAgcacggtggaggagctgaaggcccTGTTCGAGTACTACGGCGCGGTGCGCGAGTGCGACATCATCCGGCACTACGGCTTCGTGCACATGGAGGGCGCCGAGGAGGCGGCGCAGGCCATCGCCGCGCTGCACCAGTACGAGCTGCACGGCCAGAAGCTCAACGTGGCCGAGTCGCGGCCCCGGCCCGCCGCCGTCACCAAGGTCTACGTGGGCAACCTGGCGCCCGGCTGCAGCAACCAGGAGCTGCGCGCCCGCTTCGAGGAGTATGGCCGGGTGCAGGAGTGCGACATCGTCAAAG ATTACGCCTTTGTGCACATGGAAAAGGAGGAAGACGCGATCCAAGCGATTGCCAATCTGGATGAGAAGGAATTCAATGGGAACAAGCTCAGGGTGCAGCTCTCCCGGTCGACCTACGGGAAGTCTGGCGGGCAGCGAGATGTCTGCCAGCGCTGTGGAAGGCAGGGGCACCAGGCGAGAGATTGCCACTCCTCGCGCCATAGTCAGTACAACCCGCAACAGCTCCAGTCTCAATATCACCCCTCCTACTATTCGTATTACGATTACGACTACGGCCACGGCTCCTATTACGACTATTACGAAGATTACCAGGCCGCGGGTGCCGCCCCAAGTTACGCGCCGCTCGACTACGTGAGGGAGAGGAGTCCAAGCCGCCTGAGCACGCCCGCACCAGCGGCGGCGGCCAACAGCTGCACTCTGTACGAACGCACCCGCCTATCGCCGCTATCGCTGCCAAAATATCAGAACGAGAAGTTCGTAGACGATAGTATCAGTAG